The following nucleotide sequence is from Gavia stellata isolate bGavSte3 chromosome 39, bGavSte3.hap2, whole genome shotgun sequence.
AGGAGCAGCACGAGGAAGGATTATTTTTCTGCGTGCGATTTTTGCTGACCCCTCTTCCACGGAGGAGCAGGGCCAGCCCTAGGAAGGAGGCTCCTCACCACCCTTCCTCCACCCCAACCAGCCGTTAGCGGCCGTGTGCTCAGCCCACCGcagtcttcctcctcctccccggtGGTTGAGCAGGAAAATAACCCCCAACGATGTGAAAAAACCTCAAGGCTGGGGAAAGATCCGGGGTGTGGGATGGGGAAGCCCTTGGTGCCCTTCAGCTGGCGGTTGGGGAAGATCTGGACCACCCTTCGGGGTGTCGGAcagctctttctcttcttcagccTATGCTGGCTGCAAGCTGTGTCCCAAGGACTGGCAGCTCCACGGGGAAAGATGCTACCGGCTTTCCAAGGAAGAGGGAAACTGGACTCAAAGCAAGAAGGGCTGCGAAAATCAGGATGCTCAGCTGGTGGTGCTccagaacaagaaagaaaaggtaaatacAGAGGAGAAGGCTTGGAAAGGACCCAAAAGTCCTTTCGTCTCTGTTTCTGAATTTAAGCTATTTCCCCCCCAGAGCTGCCTGTAGAGATGGTGCCTGGTGGCGTTCAAAGCACGGGGCGCATTCGTGTCCCATCTATTTGGAGGTGAAATGAGTTAGATGGCTTTGCACCCCACGAAATTCCAGTCACCTCCTTTTCCCAGGAGTACATCAAGAATATCACAGGCAGAAGCACACAGCCGGTGTGGATCGGATTGATATCATCCCACAAGAAGTGGAGATGGGTGGACAACACATCCTTCAACACCCAAACGTGAGTGTAGCCGCAATCCGCCAGCCTAAAACGCGGCTTTGCTCCATTTCGAGCCGGTGCACGCCCCAACCCATCCCTCCACGATTTCACTGTCTATGCAACGGTCTCATATTCCCCTTGCCAAAGCTTTGCAGACCAAGAGTTGGGTTTATGGAGCACGGTAACTCAACACCTCCCACCCTACCCGTGCAACCAGCTTTAACGGCGCACGCATGCTCCTTGCAGATCTTATAGCAAGCACAGCAACCTGCCCTCAAATCGGGGCAACCCACCAGCGAGAAATCATTCGTAGCACAACGAGATGGTGCAGAAAAAGGGCAGGAGAAACCCCCTACCTCCCCTCTTCTGCAAGCTGGGAAGAGTTTGCTCCTCTCGGGCAATAAGATTTTTGTTCTGCAGGTTTGGCAGCCTGAAGGACATGGATGAAGGGTGCGGGACACTGAAAAATGAGGTGTTGGAGGTCGATACCTGTGGCGGCGAACACAAGTGGGTTTGCCAGAAAGACCTTTTAGAGCTCTCCCCATCGATGGTGGGAGACGGAGAGCAATGCAACGCCTCCCTCTGACACATGCCCCTCTCGAAACGCCGAGCCTGTGAGACACTCACCGCCAATATTTGGGGTGAAGCCAGCCCCGCCTTCACCGTGACAGCCCTACAGGGGATTTCAGGGTTTGCAAATGCATTTCCCACCTGGGTCAAGACAATTTTTTTGGGGGCGCAGATGAGCCCCCGAGCTGGGAAACCAGAAAGGTCCGTGCCCCTGGCGCTGTGTCGATAGAGCTACGGCATCAATAAAAGCCTATAAAACTGGTTCGCTTCAGTTTGTTGGAATAACACAGATTCGTAAATAAGAGCACGGGTGCCACAAAATGTGTGGTAAATATTGCGAAGTGCAATTAAGAAAAGTCTTCCTGAGCGATGGCTGCGGGAAGGGGTCTGCTACCAGGCGGGTATCTCCCTGGGCGCAGCTGAGAGCACCGGCACATGGACTGATGCAGGCAGCTGcgtttggggttggggtttttttttgtcttttggggggtttgtttgtttgttttgggattattttattgttgttcggggctttttttggttggttttggggtttttcattttgttttgtttgggtttttattttggggggggtgttggggattttggttgtgttttttgtttttgttagttatggtagttttattttttgccaaaaaaatataaaacattccAAACCCATCCAAATCCACCATTTTACCAAattccctccccaccctcccctctTTCCAAGAGGAAGAACATCTATTCTCTGAAATTAAGTTGCTCACTCATGTGAATTATGGCTCTGGCTGGCTTAGAGGCTAAATACTGCTTTCGAAAGTGCATAGAAAAGCCTTGATAAGCTTTTTCTGATGCAGTGATCCAGAAGTAAGAGATCACTGATAATCTAGCTTGCCTGAGCAGAAAGTCTCATGAAAACACAGTCATAAATGTTGGTGACAGAGTGAGGTGTAAGGATTTACCAAAGGAATATGTGCATAGCTGTCCTTCTCGTCAGAGAACGGGGATGAAGCTCCTGTTTACATGCGCTTTTATTTTGGATATGCTTTTTGCTTCCAGAGGACGTAGTCGTCCGGTCTGCTGCAGAGCCAGTTCTTCATGGTGTGGCAGAGGGACGAGCTGATCCTCTCCTGGTTGAGGTACGCGCAGGGTCCACTGCCCCTCACCTCGAACCTGCAATGTCGACACGCTCAGGAGTGcgagaaaaggaggaaaagaagaaagctacccccaaaaaattacaaaaagctGGGATTTCATCTCTGGGAGAGAAGGGGCGGTGTTTGGCTGAGGGTATCTAATCGGGGATTGGTGTGCAGCATCCTTGGTCCATCCCAAACCTCCCAACCAGGGGCTGCTTGAGCACAGTGGCAGCAGAAGGTCCCCATCCCAGGATGGGTCATCCCAGACCCTAAGAAATCCCATCCAAGGTGGGAGAAGAAACACGACAGCCCCCCGGGGCCATTTCCATCCACACCAAGAAGCCAAACCTGCCCCAGTTGCCAACCCCAAGCATCTAACATGGACAGAAGGACCAACCAGTTGTTGAAGGCTGTGCCATTGGCCCACCACCAGCTGTTGTCCTCCTTTCGCAGCCCAAACCAATGGTTAGCTTCGCCTTTGTATCTTTTAATGAAGgtctttaaagcaaagaaacatcATGTTTTAGTTAGTCTTGTCTTCCCCACCTCCTCTTTTCCACCTGTGTCCATCACCCCACCCAGAGATGGTGCTTTCCCCAAGGCATCTGCTCCTGGCTACAGCATTGGGTGCAATTTGGGGCCAAGCAGGTCTTTGGTCtgttttttttgctctttggttttttttttttccttcctcttttttgtttgtggggtgtttttttattgactgtttgtttttcatgtttctcaCCCTGGTGCTAACGTAGGGGCTCTAGCCCAGTTCTCACCAGTTCATCCATGGTGCTTATGAGGGCCAGTGAAGCTCCCAGGGCCTCGCAGCTTTCCTGACTGGTGGTCCAATTGTTCTCAGACTCAGAAAAGTAATAGCATTTCCCTTGGAAACCAAGCCAGGCATCTGGGCACACGTGGGAGAAGTCCGGGTGAAGCAAAGGGGATCCCAAATGggcagctgaaaaagaaaaagctgagtGAGATGCATGGGCAGCcctaaaaagcaagaaaatgggatttattatttttttcctagaagcTGCAGGGGTGGAATTAGGGACGACGCCCTTGGGAAAGGGAATGGTGTGACCAAGCGAGGGCCCAGGGTGCCTGGATCACAgtttagggaaaaaagggggTGCCCCCCAAAGCAAGCTTAGTGCTTTGCTTGGGGAGCATCCCTTGATGCTGGGAAAATCCTGGGATCCCCCCACTTCCCCAAAACAGAGGTGTCTTGCTCAAATCCTCCCTATGAGGGATGCCTGGATGGGACTCACCAGTCACAGCTACCAGCAGGGCCAAGATGATGAGCACCAGCACCACGCACACAGGGATGAAAACCCGTGAGGAGCCGGATTTTTCCCTGTCTGGCTTCTTGATGTTGGACCCTGGGGGAGGAAAGAGCAGGAGAGAGTGTGGGCTGGgtcctttcccctttttctgcTGGATCCTTAGTCCACCCCAAGCCCCAGGCAGGACAGGGACGTTTTGGGGGCTtgggaggatggggagagcTCGCAGAGGCTCACGGGGCTGCCCATGGGGTGGGGAGAGCAGACCTGTGTCCTTCGAAGGCACCAATCTGCGTTTGAGGATCCGGAGATGGATTTAGGCTTTTCAGCATTTAGAGGTGGCCACATCATGAAATTTAGGGTGGATGTGCTTGGGTCCATCTGCACCCACCCAAAAactctgtccccatcccactggTGCTCCACCGGAGCGAGATGCTCTTCCCACCCCCTGCCCTCACCCAGAGcattgggttttttctgcagcattaCCCCATTTGTACTCTTTCTCTACATCCTGGCAGTGATTCAACACTTCGTCTTGGTCTGAAGAATTTGGCTGTTGGGATCCTTTCCCCATGGTGGGCAGAGAAGTGCTGGACCCAGGCGTCCGCGTTCGCCCACCTCAGCGGGGATAGCTGCTCAGGCTGCGTGTTAACaaggaaaacactgagaaaGTCCGCAGCCAGCCATGCCTCCTGCGTTTGTGGGATCCCATCAAGCTGTCCGGAGACTTTTTTTTGGCCTCTGCGACACCCCAAGACCAGGGGCACCAGGTACCATGAGAAGCCACAGCGGGGAGAGCCTTTGTCCTATGCTAAAAAGACattgggagggggaagaaagacagaaagaagaaagacaaagaaggaCAAAGCGAGAGAAGATGaaaagagagggggagaaagcaacggggggggggagggggggagggaaagataaaaagggaggaaacagaggggggggaggaaaaggagagagttaaagagaaaaataaaaggagagggggagaaaaaagagagggggagagagaaagataaaaagataaagaaagggggagaaagataaaaagagattaaaaaagagaggaaaaagagagaggaggaggaggaggaaaaaaggcaagtttAAAGGGAGTTTAAAAGttaaaagatattaaaagaaagttATTAACTATTTACAGTTTAAAGAGAGTCTAAGTGTTTATGAAAAGACCCAACTCCGCTAAGGCGTCAGGAGCCGTTGCTGCAGGGCGGGAGCGGAGCTCATGGTTTGGCCTCCCCCAAGAAACCCCCAGGGGGGAAGGAAGTCGAGTTGAAAAGTAAACTACTGCTGCTTTTAGAAGTTGCATACCTAGCAGCTGCACCCAGCAAATTTAGTTTACTCTCTGGAGTAAACTATCTCAGTTCCTCTGGTGCATTGCAATGGCGTCGAGCAAAGGGCTTGTTTTCCTACACCGGAGCCAATGAGTTTCAAACAGCTTTTATTCCCTCCCTCTGTCATGTGTACGCTCCAAGAAGCTGGGCTTGGTAAATAACCTTTCATTCCGGGAACAAGATCTAAAGCCACGTAGGGCAGGTCTTGGTTGTCAttaaacagacagaaaaaagtgCAAAGACCTTCCCTCGCA
It contains:
- the LOC104258700 gene encoding C-type lectin domain family 2 member B, with protein sequence MAGEIVYADLRHPGNGFSPAEKRQAPALCPRWHGVLLKVSGLGNLILLVLVVVLSVQVFQGCLQPATISVPRQGAEQSRWGRNHTERCLISSLIRYFCELRRDSPAAYAGCKLCPKDWQLHGERCYRLSKEEGNWTQSKKGCENQDAQLVVLQNKKEKEYIKNITGRSTQPVWIGLISSHKKWRWVDNTSFNTQTFGSLKDMDEGCGTLKNEVLEVDTCGGEHKWVCQKDLLELSPSMVGDGEQCNASL
- the LOC104258699 gene encoding early activation antigen CD69, which encodes MGKGSQQPNSSDQDEVLNHCQDVEKEYKWGSNIKKPDREKSGSSRVFIPVCVVLVLIILALLVAVTAAHLGSPLLHPDFSHVCPDAWLGFQGKCYYFSESENNWTTSQESCEALGASLALISTMDELTFIKRYKGEANHWFGLRKEDNSWWWANGTAFNNWFEVRGSGPCAYLNQERISSSLCHTMKNWLCSRPDDYVLWKQKAYPK